Sequence from the Streptomyces sp. R33 genome:
CCCGTACGCCCCGCCCGGCGACGGCGCGCACTTCGTGGACCTGGTCTACCGGGCGCTGGCCGCCAACCCCGAGGTCTTCGACTCCACCGTCCTCTTCCTGAACTACGACGAGAACGACGGCTTCTTCGACCACGTCCCGCCGCCGGTCGCCCCGCCCGGCACCCCGGGCGAGTACATCGACGGCACCCCGATCGGCCTCGGCTTCCGCGTGCCGATGCTGGTCATGTCCCCGTGGACGCGCGGCGGCTGGGTGAGCTCGGAGGTCTTCGACCACACCTCGGTGCTCCGCTTCATGGAGACCTGGACGGCCGCCCTCGGCACCCCGGCGACCTGCCCGAACATCAGCGCCTGGCGCCGCAAGGTGGTGGGCGACCTGACGGGCGTCTTCGACTTCGCGCACCCGGTGTACGGGGTGCCGTCCGGGCTGCCCTCGACGGCGAAGGTCATCGGCCAGTCGACCTGCGGCCCGCTTCCCAACCCGGCGCCGCAGGACAACGCGCTCCCGGCGCAGGAGGCCGGCACGCGCCCCGCGCGGGCCCTTCCGTACCAGGTGAACGGCAATCTGGACCGCTTCGAGTTCGGGGCGGCCGGCAAGATCCTGGCCTGGTTCTCGATGACCAACCAGGGCGCGCAGGCGAAGCGGCCGGCGCACTTCTCGATCCACCCGCACCAGTACCGGGACACCGCGGCCTGGCAGTACACGGTCGACCCGGGCGCGACGTCGACGGACTACTTCAACATCGGGCTCGGCAGCGGCTCCGGCAAGTACGACATCTCGATGTACGGTCCGAACCGGTTCCTGCGCCGGTTCATCGGCGACGCGTCGAAGGCGGGCAAGGCGATCGAGGTGGCGTGCCGCTTCGCGGTGGAGCCGGGCACGGGCAAGACGGCGGTCTACTTCAAGATGACGAACACGTCGGCCGCGCCGGTCACCTTCACGATCCGCTCGAACGCCTACCGCTCGGACGGCCCGTGGACGTACGCCGTCCCGGCGAACTCCTCGCGCGAGGACTACTTCAACGCGGTCGCCTACAACGACGGCTGGTACGACTTCACGATCCTTGCGGACAACGACGGCACCTGGTCGCGCCGCTACACGGGCCACATCGAGACGGGGGCGCCGAGCATCTCGGGCTGACGGCATCCCGGGCTGACAGCGTCCCCGGCTGACGGCCTACAGCACGTCCCCGTCACGCCAGTCGAAGTCGAGCCGCCCGGCGGGATCCCCCCACACCCCGCCGGGCGGCAGCCATACGTACGTGGACCCCTCCTCCTCGGCGAGCCGCACCGGCCCGGCGGGTGACAGCGCCCCGATCTGCCCGCCCCACACGGCCCACCCCCGTCCCGCGTACAGCCGGGCCCCGTCGTCGGAGGCCGACAGGGCCCCGAGTACGTAGGCCCGCTCGATGACGCCCTCGAGCCCGGCCATCACCTGCCCGCCGAGACCGCGCCGGCGCCGGTCCGCCCGTACGGCCACGGCCTCGACGTATCCGGTCCGCAGGGCCCGTCCCCGGTGCAGTACGCGCCGCTGCACCACGCTCCCGTGCGCGACGAGCTCCCCGCCCTCGCGCACGAGCACGTGCATGCCGCCGAGCGCGTGCTCGAAGTCCTCGTCGCCGAAGTCCCCGTCGAAGGCACTGCCGAGCAGGGCGCGCACCTCGCCGAGGACGTCCGCCCCGAGCTGGGAGGTGTGGGCGAGGTGGGTGCGGGTGTCGCTCATGCCCCCCAGTCTGCCGCGCGGCCACGCGCCCGCGGGGTGCCCCCGACCGGACAACGGCACAACTGGAACCGCCCCCGTTCCGGACTTGGGGGTACCGGAACGGGGGCGGGGTTCAGCGGGGCAGGATCAGCCCATGTGCGGGTACGCGTAGTCCGTCGGCGCGACCAGGGTCTCCTTGATGGAGCGCGTCGAGGTCCAGCGCATCAGGTTCGACGCGGCGCCCGCCTTGTCGTTCGTACCCGAGGCGCGGCCGCCGCCGAAGGGCTGCTGGCCGACGACGGCGCCGGTCGACTTGTCGTTGATGTAGAAGTTGCCCGCCGCGAAGCGGAGCTTCTCCATCGCGTCCGCGGCCGCGTAGCGGTCGGCGGCGATGATCGAGCCGGTCAGCGCGTACGCCGAGACGGACTCCATCTGGGCCAG
This genomic interval carries:
- a CDS encoding phosphocholine-specific phospholipase C encodes the protein MTPISRRGFVGIGAGLMAGAALPAIAPTSAAAAAASGTISDVKHVVILMQENRSFDHYFGRLKGVRGFGDRAAGNIPGGWGMFNQPNWGGRQYPWKLSATPPAGGVDGETLAQCNGDLPHSWTSQHAAWNKGRMDNWVTGVGNTRTLGYLDRGDIPFHYGLADNYTICDAYFCSTLSATGPNRTFLWSGKVDAGSKDGGDESGLTWETYAEALQRAGMSWKVYQNAQDNYGDNGLAYFKKFTDAAPGNPLWDRGMGSVPKVTGSTPDDIAAAIRADVVAGTLPQVSWVVANEAFSEHPYAPPGDGAHFVDLVYRALAANPEVFDSTVLFLNYDENDGFFDHVPPPVAPPGTPGEYIDGTPIGLGFRVPMLVMSPWTRGGWVSSEVFDHTSVLRFMETWTAALGTPATCPNISAWRRKVVGDLTGVFDFAHPVYGVPSGLPSTAKVIGQSTCGPLPNPAPQDNALPAQEAGTRPARALPYQVNGNLDRFEFGAAGKILAWFSMTNQGAQAKRPAHFSIHPHQYRDTAAWQYTVDPGATSTDYFNIGLGSGSGKYDISMYGPNRFLRRFIGDASKAGKAIEVACRFAVEPGTGKTAVYFKMTNTSAAPVTFTIRSNAYRSDGPWTYAVPANSSREDYFNAVAYNDGWYDFTILADNDGTWSRRYTGHIETGAPSISG
- a CDS encoding GNAT family N-acetyltransferase, whose amino-acid sequence is MSDTRTHLAHTSQLGADVLGEVRALLGSAFDGDFGDEDFEHALGGMHVLVREGGELVAHGSVVQRRVLHRGRALRTGYVEAVAVRADRRRRGLGGQVMAGLEGVIERAYVLGALSASDDGARLYAGRGWAVWGGQIGALSPAGPVRLAEEEGSTYVWLPPGGVWGDPAGRLDFDWRDGDVL